The following DNA comes from Dehalococcoidales bacterium.
GCGACTTCACCAGGGAATTCGGAGGCGTGCGTTGCAGGGACCTCGTTGGCCATGATATCTCCGGATGTCTGATACCCGGCGACGAGGGTTACGCGGCATTCCTGAAGGACAGGATTGCAGAGGGGCCTGGGAACATGAAATGCCACCAACTGATACGTTACTGCATCATGTACCCTCTTCCGTCCGAACAGGAGGAGTTGCACCCTGCTCTCTGATGAGACCAGGAATATTGCCGGCCAGTCCAACTATGTTGACGGTGGCATGGATATGGGTTGGTGACAAGAGCCACGGAGGGCTCTTAAAGACATCGTCTGTCATGACAGGTCCCGGAAGTAATACACGATACCAGGCGGCCAGGACAGCCAGAAAGGATGGACATTATGAGTAACAGGAAAGTAGTCATAGTCATGGGTAGCCCCAGGAAGAACGGCAACAGCGCAGCGCTGGCGGAGCAGGTCGCGGAGGGGGCTCGGGCGACAGGGGCAGAAGTACAGATATTCAACCTCCACGAGATGGACATCAAGCCTTGCGATGGCTGCAACGCGTGCCAGAAGGGGAACGGGAGAGACTGCCACATCAAAGACGACATGCAGGACCTGTACCCGGCTATCCGCCAGGCAGATGCCATGGTGATAGCCGGTCCGGTCTACTGGTACTCCGTAACCGCCCAGACCAAGCTCTTCATCGACCGATGCTATGCTATCGCTAAACCCGGTGACAACGCTCTGTGGCGGAAGCGGGTCGGGATAGTGCTGGTGTACGGTGGTGCGGACGCATTCGATTCCGGTGCCGTGAACGCTCTGCGGATGTTTCAGGACGCCTTCAGGGGGACCGGTTCCCGCATTGTCGGGATGGTGCATGGGAGCGCAACGATGCCGGGCGAGGTCAGGGGGAACGCCGGGTTGATGGAGGGGGCGTACGACCTGGGCAAACGGCTTGTTGCCGAGGCGTAGTCATCTGGTCCCGTATGCCTACCACACCACCACTTCCCTCCTGGTTGTCGTAACTACATTCCGCACACCCAGGAGAGTGGGTACTCTTGACTATGTTGACACCTGCTGTCCCCTGGACTACGATAGACTCCTACATGTGTTATCAGTAGCACTGGACCCGGACGTGTCACAGCATGTGTATGCCGGAAACGAATCGCCCCTGGCCGTATTTGTAAGGGAATAATTATGAGAAAGGAGATAGTTGGCGTTATCCAGGGTCTGGCAGCGCTTCTCCCGATATCTTGCGGTGCTGCACCCTCGGAGCCAACACCAAGCCTATGAGTTACTCAGCACCACCACCCATGACAATTGATTCCGGCAAGCAGTACGTTGCCACCATTGAAACAGAGAAGGGGAACATAGGGCTTGAGTTGTTCGCCGGCGATGTTCCGGAAACGGTGAATAACTTCGTGTTTCTCGCGCGTGAGGGATTCTACGATGGCACGACATTCCACCGTGTCATCCCTGGCTTTATGGCCCAGGGTGGGGACCCTACCGGTACCGGAAGTGGCGGCCCTGGTTACAGATTCGCTGATGAATTCACCAAGCACACCCATGTCACCGGGGCTCTATCGATGGCCAATGCCGGCCCCAATACCAATGGTTCCCAGTTCTTCATTACCTATGCCCCTCAAAACCACCTTGATGGCAAACACTCGGTATTCGGCCAGCTAACGGACGGAACGGATGTTCTGGAAGCCGTTAAGCAGGGTGATACCATCATAAGGATAGTCATAGAAGAGAGATAGACGTGACCAGCTCCTGAAAACCCTTCACAGCTTGCACGGCAATCATCGACAAGACGAATTGGCAGGCAGGTACCTGCCAGGCAGCACCATACTCTTCTCGATTGTCGTGACTACATTCCACGCGCCCAGGTGGGCGAGTACTCAAGTCCAACACGCTGGAATCGAAGATAGGAAATGGCTACGGAGACCAAGGTATGTCAGGTAGAGATGTCAGGTAGAGAATGAAGTCCTGACGCCAATAGACACTACGCTCTGTCAATGGGAGAGGCGACCAGGAAATCCTGCCTGAAATAAAAGAGGTGTACGAGGGTCAAACCATCAACACGCCAGAATAAGCTACATTGCATGAATCAGCTTTTACTGATACAACACACTCCACTGCTTCAAATTTATATATTGCTCCGATAATGTCAGAAATTCCACTATAGTGATTACTGACCTTACTCTGTTCCGGGTAATACCGGCTCTTCCAAAGTTTCCAGTGATACCCATCCTTCTCCAGTTGCAACAGTACCGTGACACTGTGAACAAAAATCCTCTGACGGCTTATGCATCTTGTGGCAGAGGTTGCAGTCCATCTCGTCGAAGTGTGAATCGTGAGGGTTTCTACCTACCTCCTCTATCATCTCTTCGGTGAGCTTGATAATTTCTTCATAATTACTGCCGTTTTCGTGGCACTGAAAACACCACTCTTGAGGATATTTTCGTTCCATCAAAGGTTCCTCATAATCGTGTCGAACGAATGAGACTACCTCGCCTACCGATTGTCCTATATCAAATGGATGGCAGTCCAGACAGGCAAGGCCCTGCTCTTCATGGGCATTGGCAAGGAGTGGCGGTGATTCCCATGATTCCAGGTAGGGCTGCATTAAGTGACACGTAGCACAGAATTGGGGGTTATCGTGATAACTCCATAAAGCCCCACTGCCTGCGATAATAATAATCAGTACAGCAATCAGAGGTATCCATATCCTCTTCTTTCTCATGAAGCGGAGGTTTGGTTTCCTCAATAACTGTACCTTCCTTCGCTATGATTATTCACAGACGGTCGGCGGCCCGAGTTTCCCCGGACTACCTGATTTTGACCACAGCTATGCCTCTATTCCCAGGGTTCCTCTTTTGCTGCGTTTTGGCCAGCAACCAACCCCAGGGCGCCGCCTGCCCCGGTAGCTTCACCATATATATAGTGATTACCGCAGACATTTCTCAACATTATCTCGCCGGCAAGGTACAGGCGAGAAATAGCTTCGTTGAATACTGTAACAGGATGCAGGTCTTTGTTTACAATAATGGAGACAGTGGGGTTATACGCCAGCCAGGCAGTGTTCCTGAAAGCATAGAAAGGCGGGGTATCCAACTTCTCAACGTTGGGTGTACCAGTGCCTACCATTGTCTTTCTACCGAGGACCGTATCATAACCTTCGACCTCAATATCATGGTTGTAACGATCAACTGTGTTCTTCAGGTCTATAGCTCCGATTTTGTCGCCCAGTTCCCCGATGGTAGCGGCCTCTGCAAGCAATGCTATAGTGTCCGGTCCCAGCCCAATAGGAGGACCTGCAGCTACGGCCTTGTCATAGGCTCTCTTATCAATAACCTGGTACAGGATTGGTATACCGCCTTCTTTCGGCTGTTCCAGTGTAAGTCGTGTACGTTTGTTCGACCAGTAAATATCCTCACTGATATAACGCTGACCATCCTTGTTGACATCTATTGCCCCATACAGGAACAACTCTGCGTATCCCTTCATAGTAGTAGATTGCGGCTCCATACCCTGAACTGAGTAGATTGTGGGGCGCCCTCTCATGAAGCATCCCAAGTCAAAAGTCATATTATGGCCATCTCCTGTATGGCCTGGACTGGAAAGTGCCATGACATTGCCAAGACCGGGAACACATTCATTAAGCAGATTCTCACTGTGGGTAAAACCACCCGTAGCCAGAATAACCGCTTTCCTTGCCTTGATATTGGTCTCTTTCCCCTGGGACTCCACAATGGCACCCAGAACTTCCCTGTTACTATTAACAATGAGCCGCTTCATAGAAGTTCTAAACAGAATCTCTGCTCCCTTTTCACGGGCAGTGCTTTCCAGCAATTGCACATGCTTAGCCGGATCCACTGTGTGGGTTCTAGGGATACTACAACCGGGC
Coding sequences within:
- a CDS encoding FAD-dependent oxidoreductase, producing NVMNKEVTRRDFVKGAAAGAVVVASSGILASCTSGSAVETGLPEKWDDETDVLIAGAGGAGLAAAIAAVEEGAKVIVLEKTSSSLASSTAICGGFITFSGTDIQQKHGITDTPDDFYKDMIEYGEETTPEVVRLYADSNMAYYDLVKKIGVPFVDAISASPGCSIPRTHTVDPAKHVQLLESTAREKGAEILFRTSMKRLIVNSNREVLGAIVESQGKETNIKARKAVILATGGFTHSENLLNECVPGLGNVMALSSPGHTGDGHNMTFDLGCFMRGRPTIYSVQGMEPQSTTMKGYAELFLYGAIDVNKDGQRYISEDIYWSNKRTRLTLEQPKEGGIPILYQVIDKRAYDKAVAAGPPIGLGPDTIALLAEAATIGELGDKIGAIDLKNTVDRYNHDIEVEGYDTVLGRKTMVGTGTPNVEKLDTPPFYAFRNTAWLAYNPTVSIIVNKDLHPVTVFNEAISRLYLAGEIMLRNVCGNHYIYGEATGAGGALGLVAGQNAAKEEPWE
- a CDS encoding cytochrome c3 family protein, whose amino-acid sequence is MRKPNLRFMRKKRIWIPLIAVLIIIIAGSGALWSYHDNPQFCATCHLMQPYLESWESPPLLANAHEEQGLACLDCHPFDIGQSVGEVVSFVRHDYEEPLMERKYPQEWCFQCHENGSNYEEIIKLTEEMIEEVGRNPHDSHFDEMDCNLCHKMHKPSEDFCSQCHGTVATGEGWVSLETLEEPVLPGTE
- a CDS encoding flavodoxin family protein, with translation MSNRKVVIVMGSPRKNGNSAALAEQVAEGARATGAEVQIFNLHEMDIKPCDGCNACQKGNGRDCHIKDDMQDLYPAIRQADAMVIAGPVYWYSVTAQTKLFIDRCYAIAKPGDNALWRKRVGIVLVYGGADAFDSGAVNALRMFQDAFRGTGSRIVGMVHGSATMPGEVRGNAGLMEGAYDLGKRLVAEA
- a CDS encoding peptidylprolyl isomerase — protein: MSYSAPPPMTIDSGKQYVATIETEKGNIGLELFAGDVPETVNNFVFLAREGFYDGTTFHRVIPGFMAQGGDPTGTGSGGPGYRFADEFTKHTHVTGALSMANAGPNTNGSQFFITYAPQNHLDGKHSVFGQLTDGTDVLEAVKQGDTIIRIVIEER